The Caulobacter sp. 73W region ACGGCGTCCAGACGCTCCGGCGTGAAGCCTTTGACGGGGTGGCGGTAGAGCGAGGTTACGCGGGCCATGGCCCCCAATGCCTTTGCTCAAGGCGGCCCGCAAGCGGAACGGTGAGGCTTGGCGGGTGTTTGACTTGCCGGAGGCGCCATGGACCGCAAACGCGTAGCCAATCTGATCCCCTGGGCGGGGCTGCTGGCCGTGGCGATCCTGTGGCCGCGCAAGGACAAGGCCGCCCTCGACGCCGAGCCGGTCGCCGGCCTCAGCGAGCAGCGGGTGCTGCCTCCCCACGAGTTCGACAGCCAGGAGCCGCGGCGGGGCCGCGCGGCGATGCGGCCGCACCACATCCCCCTGCTGGGCTGGCGCGACATCCTGTGGCGCACGATCCTGGAGATCAGCGCCGACGGCCTGCCGGCCGTGGCGGGCGGGGTGACCTTCTACGCCCTGCTGGCGATCTTTCCGGCCATCGGCGTGTTCGTGTCGGTCTATGGCCTGTTCGCCGACGTGGCGACGGTCCAGAAGCAGCTCCAGGACATGTCGGTGATCTTCCCCGCCAGCGTGGTCCAGATCGTCGGCGAGCAGATGCTGCGCCTGGCCAGCCAGCAGCAGGAGAAGCTGGGCGTGGCCCTGATCATCAGCCTGCTGCTGTCGGCATGGAGCGCCAACGCCGGGATGCGGGCCCTCTTCAACGGCTTGAACGTCGCTTATGACGAGGTGGAGAAGCGCAACTTCGCGGTGGTCAGCCTGATGAGCTACGGCTTCACCGTGGCGGCGCTGGGCGTGCTGGTGCTGGCCACCGGGGTGCTGGTGGCCGCGCCGCTGGCGTTGGAATGGATCGGCTTCAGCCGGGCGGAGCTGTGGTGGATTCCG contains the following coding sequences:
- a CDS encoding YihY/virulence factor BrkB family protein; its protein translation is MDRKRVANLIPWAGLLAVAILWPRKDKAALDAEPVAGLSEQRVLPPHEFDSQEPRRGRAAMRPHHIPLLGWRDILWRTILEISADGLPAVAGGVTFYALLAIFPAIGVFVSVYGLFADVATVQKQLQDMSVIFPASVVQIVGEQMLRLASQQQEKLGVALIISLLLSAWSANAGMRALFNGLNVAYDEVEKRNFAVVSLMSYGFTVAALGVLVLATGVLVAAPLALEWIGFSRAELWWIPLRWAAVAALAAFAFAVLYRYAPCRARARWRWVIIGAAFAALFWLAGSLGFSWYVNTMAHYDATYGPLGAVIAFMVWVWFSVMAILLGAELNAEIEHQTAIDSTTGPERPMGERGAVMADSVGLAFHPLASLKKEAERARRIAGGAWTRVRRR